The following coding sequences lie in one Miscanthus floridulus cultivar M001 chromosome 9, ASM1932011v1, whole genome shotgun sequence genomic window:
- the LOC136480329 gene encoding uncharacterized protein yields MRGGREGAAEWGGCDDGGARGAVVSAAFSDEHPGRGGGGEWLACPGRRPFSGDRPGRGGLWGRGGLGGRGGVRGQGAVKVEARRQEAEARRQLEARLAGTSGEGGAAGGAAPGEV; encoded by the coding sequence ATGCGGGGTGGGAGGGAGGGGGCCGCGGAGTGGGGAGGGTgtgacgacggcggcgcgagggGAGCAGTCGTCTCCGCGGCCTTCTCCGACGAGCACCCGGGTAGGGGCGGGGGCGGAGAGTGGTTGGCGTGCCCTGGCCGGCGCCCGTTCTCCGGCGACCGCCCGGGTAGGGGCGGGCTCTGGGGCAGGGGAGGGCTCGGGGGTAGGGGAGGGGTTCGGGGGCAGGGGGCAGTGAAGGTGGAGGCGCGACGGCAAGAGGCGGAGGCCCGACGACAGCTGGAGGCGCGGCTGGCCGGCACCAGTGGGGAGGGCGGCGCGGCGGGAGGCGCGGCACCGGGGGAGGTGTGA